In one window of Skermanella rosea DNA:
- a CDS encoding 8-oxoguanine deaminase: MRLWIKDPLAILADGADRGIVVEQGRIVERVAAGREPAVPADAVFDAGSHVVLPGLINTHHHFYQTLTRALPAALDKELFPWLKALYPVWARLDARALESAVTVAMAELMLSGCTTTTDHHYVFPTGLENAIDIEVGVARRLGMRAVLTRGSMNLSERDGGLPPDGVVQDEDTILEDSRRLIETHHQRGDGAMVQIALAPCSPFSVTRSLMTRTAELAERHDVRLHTHLAETEDENAFCLETLGRRPLDYLEDCGWLSDRVWLAHGIHFTPAEIDRLAAAGTSVTHCACSNQVLASGMCPVHGMERAGVKVGLGVDGSASADSSNLIQEVRAAFLLQRLQYGVTAVSHRDALRWATVGSAACIGRSDLGTIAEGLQADLALFKLDELRFAGHGDPLAALVLCGAHRADRVMVAGRWTVEDGRIPDLDTAELARAHQSIARRMTADA; the protein is encoded by the coding sequence ATGCGGCTCTGGATCAAGGACCCCCTCGCCATCCTCGCCGACGGCGCCGACCGGGGAATCGTCGTGGAACAGGGCCGCATCGTCGAACGGGTGGCGGCGGGCCGGGAGCCCGCCGTCCCGGCCGACGCGGTGTTCGACGCGGGCAGCCACGTCGTCCTTCCCGGCCTGATCAACACCCACCATCATTTCTACCAGACGCTGACCCGCGCCCTGCCCGCCGCGCTGGACAAGGAGCTGTTCCCCTGGCTCAAGGCTCTCTATCCCGTCTGGGCCCGGCTCGACGCGCGGGCCCTGGAATCGGCGGTCACGGTGGCGATGGCTGAACTGATGCTGTCCGGCTGCACCACGACCACCGACCACCACTACGTCTTCCCCACAGGGCTGGAGAACGCGATCGACATCGAGGTCGGCGTAGCCCGCCGGCTGGGCATGCGCGCCGTGCTGACCCGGGGCTCCATGAACCTGTCCGAGCGCGACGGCGGCCTGCCGCCCGACGGCGTCGTCCAGGACGAGGACACCATCCTGGAGGACAGCCGGCGCCTGATCGAGACGCACCACCAGCGGGGCGACGGGGCCATGGTCCAGATCGCGCTGGCGCCCTGCTCGCCCTTCTCCGTCACCCGCTCCCTCATGACCCGGACGGCGGAGCTGGCGGAACGGCACGACGTCCGCCTGCACACCCACCTTGCCGAGACGGAGGACGAGAACGCCTTCTGCCTGGAGACCCTGGGCCGGCGGCCGCTCGATTACCTGGAAGACTGCGGCTGGCTCAGCGATCGCGTCTGGCTGGCGCACGGCATCCACTTCACCCCCGCGGAGATCGACCGCCTGGCCGCCGCCGGGACCTCGGTCACCCACTGCGCGTGCAGCAACCAGGTTCTGGCGTCCGGCATGTGTCCCGTCCACGGCATGGAGCGCGCTGGCGTCAAGGTGGGCCTCGGCGTGGACGGCTCCGCCTCGGCCGACAGCTCCAACCTGATCCAGGAGGTCCGGGCCGCCTTCCTGCTCCAGCGTCTCCAGTACGGCGTGACGGCGGTCAGCCACCGCGACGCGCTGCGCTGGGCGACCGTCGGTTCGGCGGCCTGCATCGGCCGGTCGGATCTCGGCACCATCGCGGAAGGGCTCCAGGCCGACCTCGCCCTGTTCAAGCTGGACGAGCTGCGTTTCGCCGGACACGGCGACCCGCTGGCGGCGCTGGTCCTGTGCGGCGCCCACCGGGCGGACCGCGTCATGGTGGCCGGCCGCTGGACCGTCGAGGACGGCCGGATCCCGGACCTGGACACGGCGGAGCTGGCGCGTGCCCACCAGTCGATCGCCCGCCGGATGACGGCGGACGCCTGA
- a CDS encoding phytanoyl-CoA dioxygenase family protein, which yields MLSKEQIAEFRSAGYLVLPGFVSRTECQALLDYSRALAAQLAWEVKRMAFLPKLGDAEHEGYFLTSGDKIRIFFDHEQPAAAGSHAPAWQGVDKIGHALHDLDPLFDGFSRDPRLGRICNQVGMADPRLLQSMVIFKQAHTGGEIGNHQDATWLYTEPQSVLGFWFALEDATTENGCLWVEPGGQRRGLLSRFRRRPGGGAALERLGGLDDFSTADFVPVEAEAGTLVLMHGLTPHRSGPNRSPHPRGAYALHVIDGACHYPEDNWLQRPAEMPLRGFGPVGASLEG from the coding sequence GTGTTGAGTAAGGAACAGATTGCCGAATTTCGATCGGCTGGTTATCTGGTACTGCCTGGTTTCGTATCCCGCACCGAATGCCAGGCACTTCTCGACTATTCACGGGCACTGGCCGCGCAACTCGCCTGGGAGGTGAAGCGGATGGCATTCCTGCCGAAGCTGGGGGATGCCGAGCACGAGGGCTATTTCCTGACCTCCGGCGACAAGATCAGGATCTTCTTCGACCATGAACAGCCCGCGGCGGCCGGGTCGCACGCTCCCGCCTGGCAGGGGGTCGACAAGATCGGCCATGCCTTGCACGACCTGGATCCGCTGTTCGACGGCTTTTCGCGCGACCCGCGCCTCGGGCGCATCTGCAACCAGGTCGGCATGGCCGATCCCCGTCTGCTCCAGTCGATGGTGATCTTCAAACAGGCGCACACCGGCGGCGAGATCGGCAACCACCAGGATGCGACCTGGCTCTATACCGAGCCCCAGAGCGTCCTGGGGTTCTGGTTCGCACTGGAGGATGCGACGACGGAGAACGGCTGCCTCTGGGTCGAGCCCGGAGGACAGCGGCGCGGACTGCTGTCCCGGTTCCGGCGCCGGCCCGGGGGCGGTGCAGCCCTGGAGCGCCTGGGCGGACTTGACGACTTCTCGACCGCCGACTTCGTGCCGGTCGAAGCCGAGGCCGGGACGCTGGTCCTGATGCACGGGCTGACGCCTCATCGGAGCGGACCCAACCGGTCGCCTCACCCGCGCGGCGCCTATGCCCTCCATGTGATCGACGGGGCCTGCCATTATCCCGAGGACAATTGGCTGCAACGGCCGGCCGAGATGCCGCTGCGGGGATTCGGGCCGGTCGGGGCGTCTCTGGAGGGCTGA
- a CDS encoding efflux RND transporter periplasmic adaptor subunit translates to MKLTIPLARIAVTLVTVAVAAVVGWYLWDYYMARPWTRDGRVRADVIQVSPDVSGIVARVQVRDNQHVRRGDLLFTIDQDRYRLAVEQAQALVESRRADMVQHERDMDRQHRLSGGVVSVADREAAESAFAITRASFRQAQSDLDMAKLNLERTDVRAVADGYVTNLELHVGDYVQSGSPALALVDSNSFHVVGYFEETKLPRIREGARASVALMGLGQTFRGHVDSIASGIVDRERSQSPDLLANINPTFTWVRLAQRIPVRITLDDVPDGWQPRAGLTATVTILPDPDPVER, encoded by the coding sequence ATGAAACTCACCATTCCCCTCGCCCGCATCGCCGTCACGCTGGTCACGGTGGCCGTCGCAGCCGTCGTCGGCTGGTACCTGTGGGACTATTACATGGCCCGGCCCTGGACCCGCGACGGGCGCGTCCGCGCCGACGTCATCCAGGTGTCGCCCGACGTCTCCGGCATCGTCGCCCGCGTCCAGGTCCGCGACAACCAGCATGTCCGGCGCGGCGACCTGCTGTTCACGATCGACCAGGACCGCTACCGGCTGGCGGTGGAGCAGGCCCAGGCGCTGGTCGAAAGCCGCCGCGCCGACATGGTGCAGCACGAGCGCGACATGGACCGGCAGCACCGCCTGAGCGGCGGCGTGGTGTCCGTCGCCGACCGGGAAGCGGCCGAATCCGCCTTCGCCATCACCCGCGCCAGCTTCCGGCAGGCCCAGTCCGACCTCGACATGGCGAAGCTGAACCTGGAGCGCACCGACGTGCGCGCGGTCGCCGATGGCTACGTCACCAACCTGGAGCTTCATGTCGGCGATTACGTGCAGTCCGGCAGCCCGGCCCTGGCCCTGGTGGACAGCAACTCCTTCCATGTCGTGGGCTATTTCGAGGAGACGAAGCTGCCGCGCATCCGAGAGGGTGCCCGCGCCTCGGTGGCCCTGATGGGCCTCGGCCAGACCTTCCGGGGGCACGTGGACAGCATCGCGAGCGGCATCGTGGACCGCGAGCGCAGCCAGAGCCCCGATCTGCTGGCGAACATCAATCCGACCTTCACCTGGGTCCGCCTCGCCCAGCGCATCCCGGTCCGCATCACGCTGGACGACGTCCCGGACGGATGGCAGCCGAGGGCCGGCCTGACCGCGACCGTGACCATCCTTCCGGACCCGGATCCCGTGGAACGATGA
- a CDS encoding DUF1656 domain-containing protein, with product MKELDIAGVYVAPILGWALVALVVWTMLRRLIDGLGASRWIWHRGLFDAALFVIVLGGVAAVAG from the coding sequence ATGAAGGAACTCGATATCGCCGGCGTCTATGTCGCGCCGATCCTCGGCTGGGCGCTGGTTGCCCTCGTGGTCTGGACTATGCTCCGCCGCCTGATCGACGGCCTCGGCGCATCGCGCTGGATCTGGCATCGCGGCCTGTTCGACGCGGCGCTGTTCGTCATCGTCCTGGGCGGCGTGGCGGCGGTCGCCGGATAA
- a CDS encoding uracil-xanthine permease family protein — translation MTAETLTKSVEIDAAADPERGDRSADIDYMPPLTQAVPLGIQHVLAMFVGNVTVPIILAKAVGATPDHIVFLVQAAMFVAGVATLVQTLGIGPVGARLPIVMGTSFGFVPVMIPIAQVYGLPAVMGGALVGGLLMAGAGLYIRRINFLFPPVVTGTFVVMIGMILLPVGFAYVGGGFGAADFGAPRHLLLAALVFGVTLVFHQFFKGFLAMAAVLIGLLVGYVAAIPLGLVDFSKVGDAGWFQLPQPFAVGIEFHAAAIVAIGLMAVVTVAESIGDIAGTAIGGANREPTRRELSGGVMADGLMSSFAAVFNAFPQISFSQNVGLVALTGVASRFVVAIGGLFLIVAGLLPKLGALVSTVPNAVLGGAVVIMFGLITSAGMKMLSRIEFNKRNMLIIGVSLAVAIGLPAQKGLIAVAPDGLQTILESGLIPGAIAAILLNLLLPQGGSEEEHH, via the coding sequence GTGACAGCCGAGACCCTGACCAAGAGCGTCGAGATCGACGCCGCCGCCGATCCGGAACGGGGCGACCGCTCCGCCGACATCGACTACATGCCGCCCCTGACCCAGGCGGTCCCGCTGGGAATCCAGCACGTCCTCGCCATGTTCGTCGGCAACGTGACGGTCCCCATCATCCTGGCCAAGGCCGTGGGCGCCACGCCGGACCATATCGTGTTCCTGGTCCAGGCGGCCATGTTCGTCGCCGGGGTGGCGACGCTGGTCCAGACGCTGGGTATCGGCCCGGTGGGCGCCAGGCTGCCGATCGTCATGGGCACCAGCTTCGGTTTCGTCCCCGTCATGATCCCGATCGCCCAGGTCTACGGCCTGCCCGCCGTCATGGGCGGCGCGCTGGTCGGCGGCCTGCTGATGGCCGGCGCCGGCCTGTATATCCGCCGGATCAATTTCCTGTTCCCGCCGGTCGTGACCGGAACCTTCGTCGTCATGATCGGCATGATCCTGCTGCCGGTCGGGTTCGCCTATGTCGGCGGCGGCTTCGGCGCCGCCGATTTCGGGGCGCCCCGCCACCTGCTGCTCGCCGCCCTGGTGTTCGGCGTCACCCTGGTGTTCCACCAGTTCTTCAAGGGCTTCCTTGCCATGGCGGCCGTGCTGATCGGGCTGCTGGTCGGTTACGTCGCCGCCATCCCGCTCGGCCTGGTCGATTTCTCCAAGGTGGGCGACGCCGGCTGGTTCCAGCTGCCGCAACCCTTCGCGGTCGGGATCGAGTTCCACGCCGCCGCCATCGTCGCGATCGGCCTGATGGCCGTCGTCACGGTGGCCGAGTCCATCGGCGACATCGCCGGCACCGCGATCGGCGGCGCCAACCGCGAGCCGACCCGGCGCGAGCTGTCCGGCGGCGTCATGGCCGACGGGCTGATGAGCAGCTTCGCCGCCGTCTTCAACGCCTTCCCGCAGATCAGCTTCAGCCAGAATGTCGGGCTGGTCGCGCTGACCGGCGTCGCCAGCCGCTTCGTGGTGGCGATCGGCGGGCTGTTCCTGATCGTGGCCGGCCTGCTGCCCAAGCTGGGCGCCCTGGTGTCGACCGTGCCCAACGCGGTGCTGGGCGGGGCCGTCGTGATCATGTTCGGCCTGATCACCAGCGCCGGCATGAAGATGCTGAGCCGGATCGAGTTCAACAAGCGCAACATGCTGATCATCGGCGTCTCGCTCGCCGTCGCGATCGGCCTGCCGGCCCAGAAGGGCCTGATCGCGGTGGCCCCGGACGGCTTGCAGACGATCCTGGAATCCGGCCTGATCCCCGGCGCGATCGCCGCGATCCTGCTCAACCTCCTGCTGCCCCAGGGCGGCAGCGAGGAAGAGCACCACTGA